DNA sequence from the Streptomyces sp. CA-210063 genome:
GATGGTTGGCTCGTGGAGCGAGTGGTCATGCGGCGCGGTCGTGGGGCGCCAGGGTGGCGTGGATCTGGTCGCGGATGTCGGCGAGGACGGCTTCGTCGCTGCGGTGCAGGTACACGGTGGCGGTGGTGTTGATGTGGATGATCGCGGTGATCACCCGCGCCAGCGTTGCCGCGTCGGCGGCACCGATGTACTCGTCGCGGGTGAGCAGGCCGGTGACGCCGTCCTCGAGGCGGCCGGCAAGGGCGAGACCCGCATTCCGGTAGGGCTCGACCGGGTCGCCGAAGACGAGCTCGTGCAGGTATGTGCGGCCGTTCTCGATGTGCTCCCTCACGCACTCCACCACGGGACGGATGAGAGCGACGACTGGCTCCAGCACGCCCTGCCCGACGGCGGCGTTCGCGGCGGCGAGGCCGTCGTCGATGGCGGCGGCGAACTTCTCGTTCTGCACCATGATCAGCAACTCGGCCTTCGTGGACGCGTACAGGTAGAGCGTCCCGATCGCGACATCGGCTCGGTCGGCGATCTGCTGCGTCGTGACCCCGCCGACGCCGTGTTCGGCGAACAGCTCGCGGGCTGCGGTCATGATGCGCTCGCGCTTGGCCTGCTTGGCCAGCTCGCGGCGCCCGATCGGCATGTGACCGCTTCCCATGGGGACCTCCCTTGACAATAATTCTGAGTGGACTCATAGTTGAGTGTACTCGGATTGATTGAGTGAGGCGAGACCTCGGGTGTCGCGCTGAATTGGCCGACCTGGTCTCAGACCTGGATAAATTGGACTAAGGCAAGGAGTGACGCCTCATGAGAGCGTTCGTCGTCACCAAGTACAAGGAGCCGCTGCAGGAGGCGGACGTCCCCGAGCCCACCGTGGGGGAGCATGACGTGCTTGTGCGGGTGGAGGCCGCCGGGCTGAACCCGCTGGATGAGAAGATCCGCGCCGGTGAGTTCAAGCAGATCCTGCCCTACAAGCTGCCGCTGATCCTGGGCAACGACGTCGCGGGCACCGTCATCGGCGTCGGGAAGGCG
Encoded proteins:
- a CDS encoding TetR/AcrR family transcriptional regulator, giving the protein MGSGHMPIGRRELAKQAKRERIMTAARELFAEHGVGGVTTQQIADRADVAIGTLYLYASTKAELLIMVQNEKFAAAIDDGLAAANAAVGQGVLEPVVALIRPVVECVREHIENGRTYLHELVFGDPVEPYRNAGLALAGRLEDGVTGLLTRDEYIGAADAATLARVITAIIHINTTATVYLHRSDEAVLADIRDQIHATLAPHDRAA